A stretch of DNA from Gimesia chilikensis:
CACAGGCCGACCGGGATGAACTCCTGCAGCGTCTAAGGCCCACCGTCGATGCCCTGCGGATGTCGCGGGATGTGATCGTCAACAACATCGCCAATGCAGGCACCGTCGGCTTCAAACGATTGAACGTGGAATTTGAAGCGCTCCCCTACGAATACATTGAAACGCCTGCCAGCGAGAAAAACTCGGCTGCACCGCCGATCGCAGTCGGCATGGGCAGTCAGGTCCTGCAGACCCGACTCTCGCAGACCGCCGGCGAACTGATCAGAACCGGCCGCAAACTCGATGTCGCCATCGAAGGCCAGGGCTTTCTGCAGGTCAGCCTCGGAGAACAGACTTTGTTTACCCGCGCCGGCCGCCTGATGATCGACGACCAGCGTCGCCTCTGCCTGCGGGGTTCGCAACAGAATTTCCCACTCGCACCAGAAATCCTCATTCCGGAATCGGCACACTCGGTGCAGATCCGTGAGAACGGCGCCGTCGTCGCGATTGTTACCAACAAAGAATCAGCCGATGCAGAACAGGAACTGGGCACCATCCAGCTGTCCTGCTTTGCAGACGACACCGAACTCTTTCCACGCGAGTCCTGCCTGTTTGAAGCGACGGCCCGCTCGGGTGTCCCCCGTGAACTCACGCCGGGAAAACAGGGGGCCGGCCTGCTCGTGTCCGGCATGCTCGAGGCGTCTAACGTTTCCATCGCAGAAGAACTGGAAGCACTGGCCTCAATTAAACAGCGCGTCGATGCGCTGCAGACCATCTATCAACTGGATACCCTCGAACCGGTACAGGCTGATCTCGGTCCCCCTTCCGATCGTATCGCTCGACCGGAAGGTCAGCGACTGCCACGCGGCAATCGCCCGATTATCAAATAATCCGCTCGCAAATCAGCGGGTAGGTTCCGCTCAGGAGAAGATTTCCTTGAGCTTGTTGTGGCGGTGATAGAAACCTTCGTCGAACACGTCGAGCAGCTTGGATTCCGTGACGATGAAGCCGAGCAGACCTCCCGGTGGCTGAAACTCGAGCCGGTCAATCACGGTCACCTGGTTTTCACCGCTGGGTACGATTTCGTGTTCGTGGATGTAATGCTTAAGCGGACCGGAAATCTGTTTTTCGGTAAACAGCTTCGGTTCATCGAAAACAGTGATCTCGTGGACCCCTTCCTGCACCTGCCCGAAGCCCTGAATACGAAATTCAATCGTCGCCCCTTTATAGAGCTTGTCCGGTTTTTTCGTGAATGTCAGGCCGGCATCCGGGGGACTGATCTTCAGGATATTGTCGGTATCGATCAGAAACTCGAATACCTGTTCGGGGGTGGCGGTCAGCTGCACGCTGGCTTCGAAGTTCGCCATGGTCTCTCTCTTTCGACTTTCAACACGGATAAATATACTTTACAACAGTACGTTTTCTAAGCGGTCAGAGCCGCCGCGCCTATCCTAGCTGAATGTTTTCGAAATAACGAGTCCCCCAACACCCTGGATCGGGTTTCCCCGCGATCTGGGGTCTTTCTGAAGCGAATTCCCCATGCAGTTTTCCCCGGAAGTCCTGAAACAGTGCTGGTTTCTGGCCGGTCCCACCGCCTGCGGCAAGACCGAACTCAGCCTGCAGCTGGCCGAACATCTGGATGCGGAAATCCTGGCCCTCGACTCGATGTCCCTCTACCGGGGCATGGACATCGGCACCGCAAAAGCTTCGCCTGAAGAACAGCAGAGAATTCCCCATCATCTGATCGACGTCATCGACCCACACGAGGAATTCAGCGTCGCCGATTACCTGACCACCGCCGAACAATGCTGTCGGGAGATCATCGACCGCGGACATGTTCCCCTCTTCGTGGGAGGCACCGGCCTTTACCTGCGGGCCGTCTTACGTGGCGTCTTTGAAGGCCCCGCTGCCGACTGGGATTACCGCCGCGAACTCGAACAGTTCGTCGAGGCCGAAGGCAACCTGGCTCTGCATGCGAGGCTGGCCGAAGTGGATCCGGTCTCCGCAGAGAAACTGCATCCCAACGATCTCCGCCGCGTCACCCGGGCCCTGGAAGTTTACCACGTCACCGGTCAGCCGCTTTCATCCCAGCATCAGGAAGCAGCCCTCCCCGCAGACGAAAGACCGCAGCACGTCTACTGGCTCTCCCCCGATCGCGACTGGCTCTACGCCCGCATCAACGCCCGCGTCGACCTGATGCTGCAGGCCGGACTGCTGGACGAAGTCAAAACGCTGCTCGCCGCAGAACAGCCACTCAGCCGCACCGCCCGACAGGCACTCGGCTACAAGGAGCTGATCGACCACCTGGAAGGGGACATCACGTATGATGACGCCGTCGAAACTCTGAAAACCCGCACCCGCCAGTTCGCCAAACGCCAGCACACCTGGTTCCGCAACCTCGAAGAATGCCACGAACTCGAAGTCACTACCACAGACACCACAAACGACCTGCTCGATAAACTGCTGAAGTGATTTTACTACCACGAAAAGCACGAAAGACACGAAATTATTCTTTCTGAGAATCGCCAGCGGTAATGAAAAGTTAAACACTCAGAAGCTGGAACCAGTCCTGTTAAAAACTACTTCTGTTTCACCTGCCAAAAATATCAGGCTGGCAATGACGTGCAGGCACCAACATCAAGTTTTAAATTTTCGTGCTTTTCGTGTCTTTCGTGGTTAAATAATTTCGAATCATAAGCGATTCACAAAACATAGCGTTCAACGGTGACTTTAGGATAACTCCCAAAGTTGATCAGTAGCCCCAGCTTCTTCTCGGCTGCTTTCTGATAATTCATCAGTTGCGCTACATGCTCAGATCCCAGTGATTTCACAGCTTTCAGTTCCAGAATAATTGAGTCATAACAAATCAGATCCGGTTGATAGGCTTGTTGTAAAGATTCCCCCTTGTAACTCAACCGCAACACCGGCTTCGCCACAAACGGAATCCCTCGCTGTTTCAATTCCCGCTCCAGACACTCCTGGTAAACCGCTTCCAGAAATCCACAACCAACCTCCCGATAAACCTCGAAGACAGCCCCCTGAATCGCGAAGCATTCTTCCTTATAAATAATCTGATTCATCACGATTCCAGTTTCTTACATTTTTATTTTGCTACCACGAAAGACACGAAAAGCACGAAATTGATTCTTCACAATCTCTAAGCAAACGACACCAAAACAACTCAGACCTGCTTTAACTAATAGATTGATATTCTGAGTTCAAAAAAAAATCACAGTCGTAAAAACTGTGACCAGAGTATTCACCCCCGTCTTACCAGCGGCGATCATTCCCTGCTTTTCGTGCTTTTCGTGGTTCTTAAACAAAACCCTGCAATATATTATTGTACACCTGCTGTTTATGAATTCAATCAACACACAAAGTACTATCAATGCAGTGTCTCAACTTTCGCCTCCCGTTTCGTGGTCGTTCTGAGTTGTTTCCGCTCAGTCGGTGGCTAAGTTCCCCGTAACTCTCTATAGTGTCTTGCTAAATATAGTAAATGAACTGGTCGGACCCACTCGGCTGCTGGTCCAGGTTTCCAGTGCTTGTTTCCCTCAACTTCAATATTGTGTGATTCATGATGACCGATGAAAAAGTGTTAATTCAGGTGGGCCACAGTCCCGATCCGGACGATGCCTTTATGTTCCATGCCCTGGCCAATGACAAAATCGAAACTGGTAAGTATCGATTCACTCATGAGTTACAGGATATTGAAACGCTCAACCAGCGTGCCTTCAACGCGGAACTGGAACTGACCGCCGTCAGTCTCCACGGCTACGCTTACCTGACCGACACCTATGCGATCTGCTCCTGTGGTGCCTCCATGGGCGACAAATACGGCCCCATGGTCGTGGCCCGCGAAGAGTGGAGCATCGACGATCTCCGCGGCAAAAAAATCGCCATCCCCGGCAAGCTGACCACCGCCTTCCTGGCCCTCAAGCTCCTGCTGGGCGATGATTTTGAATACGAAGAACACCCCTTCGATGAAATCCTGAACCTGGTCGAACAGGGTAAATTTGACGCCGGCCTGATCATTCACGAAGGTCAGCTGACCTACGCCAACCAGGGACTCAAACTGGTCGTTGACCTGGGTGAGTGGTGGTACGAAGAAACCGGTCTCCCCCTGCCGCTGGGTGCCAACGCCATCCGCAAAGACCTCGGTCAGGAAATGATGGAAGAAGTCACTGCGATCCTCAAACGGAGCATTGAGTACGGCCTGGAACACCGCGACGAAGCCCTCGATCACGCCCTGAAATACGGTCGCGATCTCAACCGGGGCAGTGCCGACAAGTTCGTAGGCATGTACGTCAACGACTGGACCCTCGATTTCGGCGAAAAGGGACGCGAAGCAGTCGCGACTCTGCTCAACCGCGGTTATGAAGCCGGAATCATTCCGAATCCCGTCAAACTGGAATTCATCGGTTAAGACTTCAGTCGCTCCCGTGATTGAATCGTAGAGAGATAGAGAAGGTGGTATGCGATGAGTGAATCAAACTCATCCGGATATTTACAGACATTGTTCGGTCTGTCCGGCAAAACGGCGACCGTCATCGGTGGTACCGGAGTTCTGGGGGGCGCCATTGCAGACGCCCTGGCCCAGGCCGGCGCCCATGTCATTATCGTGGGACGTAACCAGGAAAACGGCGACGGTCGCGTAAAGCTGATCAAAGATCTGGGCGGCAGTGCCGAGTTCTTCCAGGCCGATTCCACAAACCGTGCTGATCTGGAAGCAATCATCGCACACCTTAAGGCCAGTGATCGGACCCCCGATATCCTGGTCAACGGTGCCGGCATCAACGCGGCGACACCCTTCCTCGAAATCAGCGACAAAGAGTGGGACGACATCTTCCGTGTCAACCTGCTCAGCGTGAAAGTCGCCTGCCAGGTCTTCGGCGAAGCCATGCTCAAGCAGGAAATCCCCGGCTCGATCATAAACATCGCCTCCATGAGTGCCATTACTCCACTCTCACGCGTCTTCACTTATTCCGCCTCGAAGGCCGCTGTGCTCAACCTGACACAGAACCTGGCCCGCGAATGGGCCGAACAGGGTGTACGGGTCAACGCACTCTCTCCCGGCTTCTTTCCTGCCGAACAGAACCGAAAAGTGCTGACACCCGAACGCGTAAAGAGTATTATGAATCATACACCCGCCCAGCGATTCGGCGATCCCGAGGAACTGGCAGGGGCGGTCCTGCTAATGGCCTCCGGTAAGGCCGGCAGCTTCATCACCGGCACCAACATCGCCGTGGATGGCGGTTTTTCCTGCATGACCATCTGAGATTCTTCCCGACAACGAGTTTAAGGAGCACCCGACTTGGATCCGATTCAGATTGAACCTGGTCAACGCTACCTCGCTCGTATCAATCCCAAGCGGATTCCGCACATCTTCACCGACGTCCTGATTATCGGGGGTGGGATCGCCGGCTGCCGCGCTGCACTGGAAATCGATCCCCGCCTCGAAACGATCATCGTCAACAAAGGCAAAGTCACACAGTCCAACAGTGCCTATGCCCAGGGCGGAATTGCCGGTGTGCTCGATCCCCTGGACAACATCACCAACCACGTGCAGGATACGCTCGCCGCCGGCAAGGATCTCTGTGATCCCGAACTGGTGGAATACGTCTGCACCGAGGCCCCCCGACACATTCAGGAACTGATCGAAATCGGGGCCGATTTCGATACACAGGATGGCAAAATCGCACTCACCAAAGAGGGGGGGCACAGCCATCGACGCGTCGCGCATGCCCTGGGCGATGCCACCGGAAAAGAAATCATGCGGGCCCTGGTCGCCGCCGTCCAGAGCCGTCCCAATATTCAGACCTGGATGAAAACCCCCACACTCGACCTGGTCACCGAAGACGGTCAGTGCCGCGGTGCTATCATCTGGAACCGCTACCACGGCAAGTCACTCGTCTGGGCCAAGCAGGTCATCCTCGCTACCGGTGGTGCGGGCTGTCTGTTCCGTGAAACGACGAATCCCCCGCTGGCGACCGGCGATGGACACGCCCTGGCCTTCCGCGCCGGTGCCCGCCTGCAGGACATGGAGTTCATGCAGTTCCACCCCACGGTGCTTTATATCGCCGGGGGGGCCCGCTACCTGGTCTCCGAAGCCGTCCGGGGCGAAGGCGCCTACCTCAGGGACTGTAACGGCGTACGTTTCATGGAAGAGTACCACCCCGACCTGGAACTCGCGCACCGCGACATTGTCAGTCGGGCCATTACCGACCGCATGCTGAAAACCAGTCACTCCTGCGTCTACCTCGACCTGCGGCACCTCGACAAAAATCTGGTCAAAGAACGCTTCCCCAACATCAGCAAGGTCTGTGCGGGTTTCGGCCTGGACCTGTCTAAAGATCAGATCCCGGTTCGCCCCGGAGCCCACTACATGATTGGCGGCGTCAAAACCGATCTGCAGGCGCGAACTTCAGTGCCTCACCTCTGGGCCGCCGGCGAAGTCACATCCACCGGTCTGCACGGCAGTAACCGACTCGCATCCAACAGCCTGCTGGAAGGCATGATCTTCGGTTCGGCAGCCGGCAAAGGCGCTTCCACAGCAGCCCTCAGCATGCCCGATCAATACTCCGCATCGCTGCTGCCCGAATGGGAAACCGAAAAACGCTCGGACGAAGACCTCAACAGTAAGGACTTAAGGAACTCGCTGGCCAGCCTCATGTGGCGGGATGTCGGCATCACCCGCAGCGCGGACTCGCTGCAGAACGCGCAGGACAAAGTCGATTTCTGGAGCCGCTATGTCGTCGATCGCGAATTCAAAGCACTCCCCGGCTGGGAACTGCAGAACATGCTGCTCGTCTCTCAACTGATGATTACCTCTGCCATTGAACGACGCGAAAGCCGCGGAGTACACTATCGAAGTGACTTCCCGGAAACAGATCCGGCTTTCCAGAAACATATTTCCGTGATCTCAACCAGCTGAGCAACCCCTACACAACCACGGCCCCGAAACAACCACAGGAAGGGACATCATGCTGCCAGGCATCAAACTGTTTGATCTAACCGGACGCGCTGCCATCATCACCGGAGGTTCCAAAGGACTCGGTTCCGCCATGGCCGAAGGCCTTGCTTCAGCAGGTGCGAACGTTCTGTTGACCAGTCGGCATGCAGAAGAAGCAGCAGAAACCGCAGCTCAGATTGAAGCCGACTACGGCACTAAAGCGATCGGCATCGCAGCCGATGTCACCGATCCGGAACAGGTCGCCGCGATGACCGAACGGGCCATCTCGGAGTTCGGCAGGATCGACATTCTGATCAACAACGCGGGCATCAACATCCGTGGTCCCATCGATGAACTCACACTGGAAGAATTCGAGGAAGTCCAGAAAGTGAATGTCACCGGTCCCTGGCTCTGTGTCCGGTCGGTCGTCCCCCATATGAAAAAAGCCGGCTACGGTCGCATCATCAACATGGCCAGCACACTCGGTCTGGTCGGGCTCTCCAACCGCACACCCTATACCGCCAGCAAAGGCGCCATGGTCCAGATGACGCGGGCCATGGGCCTGGAGTTCTGCGAGCATGGCATCACCTGCAACGCGATCTGTCCCGGTCCGTTTCTCACTCCCATGAATCAGCCGTTCGCCGAGACCGAAGAAATCAAGAAATTCATCGTCGGTGCCGTCGCCATGAACCGCTGGGCACAAATGGAAGAGATCCAGGGGGCAGCAATCTTCCTCGCCAGCAATGCATCCAGCTACATGACCGGCAGTATGGTCACCGTCGATGGTGGCTGGACCGCACGTTAGAGATACAGGAGACAGCATGAGTTCCCCGGATGACAGCCCGTCGATCAAGCAGGCCGACCAAGTCAGACGGACTCTTTTCAAACGGCCCCTGTTCATCGTTCTGTTCCTGCTGGGGACTCTGATGGCCTACTCGCTGTTTCTGATCGTCATGTTCCACGAGCGGGTCGCCTTCTTTCAGAAACACGGGGCCCACCTGGAAACCGAATTTCGTAATTCCCGGGGCGAATTGATCCGCGGTGGTTTCGAAAACGCTCCTGCGAAACATTTCATCCCCGGACCGTTACTGCGTTATCAACGCTCCATCGACGGAGCGCATCTCGCGCGGTCCGCGCAGCTCAGCGATTCAGAAATCGACCAACTCTTCCAGCAACTCACGAATTTTCCACAGCTCAAATGGTTAACGCTGGAAGGTTTCCACATCAACCAGCCACGGGCGCGCGCCCTGGCTCGATTAACGAAACTCGAAGATCTCGCACTGCGGTTTTGTACGATTGACGAAACCTGCCTCGCCACGCTGCTGGGACAGAACGGTCTCCAGCACGTCAGCCTGGCCAACTCGAAATTTGATGAAAGCGAGCTCGCGATCTTCCATCAACAGCCCGCACAGAAAACGCTGCGCTCGCTCTCTCTGTCGAACTGCCAGGTCACAGATCAGACCGCGAAACTGATCGCTGGCTGCAACCAACTCGCCTTCCTCGAACTGGACGGGACCCGCATCAGCGACCAGGGCGTCAAAATTCTCGCCCGGCTTCCCCGCCTCGAGGTGCTCATTCTGGATCATACCAATGTGACTGATGCCGGCGTCGCCTATCTCTCTGGCACGCCTCAACTTGTCGAGCTCAGCCTCAGTAACACCGACGCCTCGGACGAAATGCTGGAATCGTTACAACTGGAAATACCCGCATTGCGGGTCTCCGACGATTGAGACACCTGAACCTGCACTGAATCCACACATATTGACTGATCTTCCATACCCAGTGTACTTCCCCGCGCGATTTCTCCAATCTGCTTAACCAGAACTCGGTCCCCGGGCCAGACTCGAATTTGTGGCGTTTTCTAAACTCTATTTACTCTTACGAGATAATCCTGTCCTAATTTTGTGTATCTCCATGTTTTACCCCCGCCGTAAAATAGTCCCCAAGGCAAAAGAAAACAGAAACATGATCTATCATAAATCCAAGGTGCTCATTGTCGACGACTCGGAAGTCGTACGGCATATCCTCTCCAAAGCTCTGACGCCGGAAGGTTACACAATCTATTCGGCCGTCGATGGTGAGGATGGCTGGCGAAAGATCAACGACTTGCAGCCAGACATCGTGCTGCTCGATGTGGAAATGCCGACCCGCAACGGATTTGACGTCCTCCGCGAAGTCCGTGAAAACTTCAAAGCGGAAGAAATCGCTGTCATCATGGTCACCACACAGAGTGATGGCAAAGGGATTGCCCGTGCCTTTGAAGAGGGTGCCTTCGACTACATCCCCAAACCGGCCACCGAATCGGAAATCAAGGCGCGGGTCCGCAACGCCATCCGTGCAATTCACCTCCTGCGTGAACAGAAACATCTCCGGCAACAGGCCGAAGCCGCCAACCAGTCCAAGAGCGCCTTCCTGGCCAACATGAGCCATGAAATCCGTACTCCCATGACGGCCATTCTCGGCTACACCGAAATCCTGGAACTCGAAGCCCGCACACATCAGATGCCGGAACTGTTCCTCGATTCGCTGGATACCATCCGCCGCAACGGCGGTCACCTGATGGAACTCATCAACGACATCCTGGACCTCTCCAAAATTGAAGCAGGCAAACTCGATGTCGAATCCATCGCCTGCTCGCCACAGACCATCGTGGAAGAAGTCATGGAACTCGTGCAGGTTCGGGCCGAAGCCAAGGGGCTCAAGCTCGAAGCAGACTTCAAATTCCCCCTGCCCGCACAAATCCATTCCGACCCGACCCGCATCCGCCAGATTCTGATCAACCTCATTGGCAATGCGATCAAGTTCACGGAAGTCGGCACGATTCGCCTGGAAACCGAACTCCTGCAGGCACCCTACGACGAACCGCAAATCCAATTCACGATCGTCGACCAGGGTATCGGCATGTCGGAAGCGCAGATGACAAATCTGTTCCGTCCCTTCAGCCAGGCCGATTCGTCCACGTCCCGCAAATACGGGGGAACCGGACTGGGACTGACCATCTGCAAACGACTGGCCAACATCCTCGGTGGTGACATCTCCGTTCAGAGTGAACTCAACCATGGTTCCCGCTTCTCCGCAACCGTGCGGACTGGCAGCCTGGCTGAAATCGAACTGCTCCACGAACTGCACGATACACAAGGGGATTCATCGACAGCTGCAGTAAACGATAAAACAACCACTACAGAAGAATCCCCGCTGCGTGGTAAACATGTCCTGCTGGCAGAAGACGGCCCGGATAACCAGAAGCTGATCTCCTTTATCCTCAAGAAAGCGGGCGCTGAAGTGTGTCTGGCCGCAAATGGTGAAGAGGCCTACCAGGCCGCGATCCAGGAAATGGAACGAGGCACCCTCTTCGATGTGATCCTCATGGACATGCAGATGCCCATTCTCGACGGCTACAGTGCCACACGCAAAGTCCGCGACGTTGGTTACACAGGCCCGATCATCTCACTCACCGCCAATGCGATGGAAGGCGACCGGGAGAGATGCCTGGCCGTCGGCTGTAACGATCATATCACCAAACCCATCGATCGTCGGCAACTCGTCGAAATGATTTCCGAACTCTCTGAGTCCTCCGAACTCTGTCTCTCCTGACAAGGCGTGAAGCTGATCTCAATAAAAAAGCCGAGTCACCCTGGATCGCTCGCAGGGTGAACCGGCTTTTCTTGTTTCAAGCTAACTGCTAGTCCTTCAGCGCTGCCAGCTTCTTCAACGCTGCCTGATGCGCCTGTTGATACACATCCTTAAGTGCAACGGGCTGACCACCGTTGGTTTTACTCTGATCCGCAGCTGACATGAACGTATAGATCTCCATCGTCTCCGCCGGACTCACCGGAGCCTTCCCGGTCTGGAAGAATTTCACCACTTCCACCAGCAACGGTTCGTATCCGCTGAAACTGCCAATCGGGGCAATCCCCTTACTCCCGTAGACCGTTCCGCCGTAACCTCCCTGGTAGCCGTTGTTCTCTTTTCGACGTCCGCGGAACGTACCGATCCGGCCGTCTTTCCAGGTCCCCACTGCCAGATCCGTATTCGGCGTATTGACGCGGACCACCGTTTCACAGCCCGGCCCCATGATCGTATACAGCGTTTCAACGCCGTGAATTCCATACCAGTAAAAATCGGGATGGGTGCTTTCCATCGGACAGGGACTGAAGGCATCACAGCCAATGATCTCACCCACCACACCGCTGTTAATCTTCTTCGCACCATCGGTGTATCGCAGTGATGAAGAACTGAAGACCGGGGTCTTGTACTGTTTCGCCGCCTCATAAATGGCAATCACATCCGTCAGATCACCGGCGACCGGCTTGTCGACAAACAGAGGCTTCCCCGCTTTGAGCACGGGTAATGCCTGTTCGAGGTGCACGCGACCATCGTTGCTCTCCAGCAGCACCACATCGACCTCATCCAGCAACGCTTCAATACTGGGTACAATCTTCACCCCCTGTACCGTCACCTGCTCGGTGATCTGGGGAACGGATTCCACGCTCTCCTTGATGTCTCGACTCCCCTGAGGATAAGCGGCGACCACGCGACAGGCTTTGAACTCGGGAAACTTCGGCTCCGCGCTGTTCAATATTTTCGTGAAGTTACTCGAATGCGAAGTATCCAGGCCAATGATGCCGATCTTCAGCGGTTTCGTTTCCTCCGCAAATGAAACCTGCGTCACACAGCAACAAAGGATCAGACAGACAGCCACACACAGGTAACCACGTAACAACGTCATGATGTCAGTTCTCCAAATTCGGTACCCTCTGAGAACTCCATGAATTCATAGACGGCACCATCGATCAACACAAAAACCACTTTCAGATTCTCCATCGCCTGGAACGGCCCCAGCAGAACGTGCAAGCCGTCTATTTCTTTATCGATATCAGGCACCTTAAAGGCGATGTGCGGCTGACAACGAACCGGTCCGGTGACCGGCGTATCGGGCTCGAACCTGAGATATTCGATTTTATAAGGATGCTCATTCGGGTTGGTGACATACACCTTTGTTTCTTCCACGTAGATTTCGCCCGGCTGTGGATCGTCGGTAATCACACCCACATGATGAAACTCTCGCATGGCAGCTCCTTAAGCTGGGGGACTTCGAACCGGCTTCAGGCAGCCGGGTTCGCAGACATCGATTCTACCGGCACCGATGCGTCCGATCAAAGGGATGCTGCGGAAATGATGCGTTTCGGCAACATCACAGCCCGCACCTGAAACACATGATCCGCTCGATTACCGCAAAAGTCCCTGTTCCCCTCTTGTCATCCCTCGTGTTTGCCCCGCACAATATTTTCTCCTCTCCTCAACAAAAGACTGCCGCGAAATCACGCTTCTTCCGGATACCGTGACCACAGCCAACACCCATGAATAACCTCTTACCTCTGATCATTGTCTGCTGCGCCAGCGCGATTGCCATCTGCAGCCCGCACCTGACGGTCTCTATTCTGAAACCGTTCCGCTGGCTCATGCGCTGCTTTTCTGACAGTGTCACCCGGGGTGTCCTGTTCTTCTTCTGCCTGACGCTGCTGCTGGAACTCGGCATCGGTCTCTGTATCCGCATTCCTGCCCCCATGGTCCACGACGAGTTCGCTTACCTGCTCGCTGCAGATACCTTCGCATCCGGCAAACTGACCAACCCCACGCATCCCCAGTGGGAACACTTCGAAAGCTTCCATATCATTCACCAGCCTACGTACCAGGCGAAATATCCACCCGCACAAGGACTGTTGCTCGCTCTGGGACAAGCCACGACCGGCTATCCGATTGTCGGTGCCTGGCTCGGCATGGCTGCCGCCTGCGGTGCCATCTTCTGGATGCTCTGCGGCTGGGTCCCACGACGCTGGGCCGTCTATGGCGGCTTTCTCGCCGCGCTGAATGCATCGTTCCTCACCGGCTGGGGACTCTCTTATTGGGGAGGTCAAGTCGCTCTGCTCGGCGGGGCCCTGCTCTTCGGGACGCTCCCCCGTCTGAAACAATCGCCGCGCAGTT
This window harbors:
- a CDS encoding flagellar hook-basal body protein: MRKNFERIIFAVSVCVLAGVLFIQGILYLRDLGFTDESTPVTLSLSQDPHPVAETEPALTESELAPLPALPQIELALAEAKDGTELAADEVEAPSLDGPRLTVPESGQGKILANPESARPALPLLPALEAEHPQTPGPLMPPLNAEPLAEKPQHGDAAADKLIRSIIKEHLPHATPEELQIWFEELRGVPPKVANDMLAIRKLLQPKTALRMPTEKWEELNPTLELAPPQQQSVSSTHNLGSDQGGFIGFSSQADRDELLQRLRPTVDALRMSRDVIVNNIANAGTVGFKRLNVEFEALPYEYIETPASEKNSAAPPIAVGMGSQVLQTRLSQTAGELIRTGRKLDVAIEGQGFLQVSLGEQTLFTRAGRLMIDDQRRLCLRGSQQNFPLAPEILIPESAHSVQIRENGAVVAIVTNKESADAEQELGTIQLSCFADDTELFPRESCLFEATARSGVPRELTPGKQGAGLLVSGMLEASNVSIAEELEALASIKQRVDALQTIYQLDTLEPVQADLGPPSDRIARPEGQRLPRGNRPIIK
- a CDS encoding SRPBCC family protein, with protein sequence MANFEASVQLTATPEQVFEFLIDTDNILKISPPDAGLTFTKKPDKLYKGATIEFRIQGFGQVQEGVHEITVFDEPKLFTEKQISGPLKHYIHEHEIVPSGENQVTVIDRLEFQPPGGLLGFIVTESKLLDVFDEGFYHRHNKLKEIFS
- the miaA gene encoding tRNA (adenosine(37)-N6)-dimethylallyltransferase MiaA is translated as MQFSPEVLKQCWFLAGPTACGKTELSLQLAEHLDAEILALDSMSLYRGMDIGTAKASPEEQQRIPHHLIDVIDPHEEFSVADYLTTAEQCCREIIDRGHVPLFVGGTGLYLRAVLRGVFEGPAADWDYRRELEQFVEAEGNLALHARLAEVDPVSAEKLHPNDLRRVTRALEVYHVTGQPLSSQHQEAALPADERPQHVYWLSPDRDWLYARINARVDLMLQAGLLDEVKTLLAAEQPLSRTARQALGYKELIDHLEGDITYDDAVETLKTRTRQFAKRQHTWFRNLEECHELEVTTTDTTNDLLDKLLK
- a CDS encoding GxxExxY protein → MNQIIYKEECFAIQGAVFEVYREVGCGFLEAVYQECLERELKQRGIPFVAKPVLRLSYKGESLQQAYQPDLICYDSIILELKAVKSLGSEHVAQLMNYQKAAEKKLGLLINFGSYPKVTVERYVL
- a CDS encoding menaquinone biosynthesis family protein, with amino-acid sequence MMTDEKVLIQVGHSPDPDDAFMFHALANDKIETGKYRFTHELQDIETLNQRAFNAELELTAVSLHGYAYLTDTYAICSCGASMGDKYGPMVVAREEWSIDDLRGKKIAIPGKLTTAFLALKLLLGDDFEYEEHPFDEILNLVEQGKFDAGLIIHEGQLTYANQGLKLVVDLGEWWYEETGLPLPLGANAIRKDLGQEMMEEVTAILKRSIEYGLEHRDEALDHALKYGRDLNRGSADKFVGMYVNDWTLDFGEKGREAVATLLNRGYEAGIIPNPVKLEFIG
- a CDS encoding SDR family oxidoreductase, giving the protein MSESNSSGYLQTLFGLSGKTATVIGGTGVLGGAIADALAQAGAHVIIVGRNQENGDGRVKLIKDLGGSAEFFQADSTNRADLEAIIAHLKASDRTPDILVNGAGINAATPFLEISDKEWDDIFRVNLLSVKVACQVFGEAMLKQEIPGSIINIASMSAITPLSRVFTYSASKAAVLNLTQNLAREWAEQGVRVNALSPGFFPAEQNRKVLTPERVKSIMNHTPAQRFGDPEELAGAVLLMASGKAGSFITGTNIAVDGGFSCMTI
- the nadB gene encoding L-aspartate oxidase, producing MDPIQIEPGQRYLARINPKRIPHIFTDVLIIGGGIAGCRAALEIDPRLETIIVNKGKVTQSNSAYAQGGIAGVLDPLDNITNHVQDTLAAGKDLCDPELVEYVCTEAPRHIQELIEIGADFDTQDGKIALTKEGGHSHRRVAHALGDATGKEIMRALVAAVQSRPNIQTWMKTPTLDLVTEDGQCRGAIIWNRYHGKSLVWAKQVILATGGAGCLFRETTNPPLATGDGHALAFRAGARLQDMEFMQFHPTVLYIAGGARYLVSEAVRGEGAYLRDCNGVRFMEEYHPDLELAHRDIVSRAITDRMLKTSHSCVYLDLRHLDKNLVKERFPNISKVCAGFGLDLSKDQIPVRPGAHYMIGGVKTDLQARTSVPHLWAAGEVTSTGLHGSNRLASNSLLEGMIFGSAAGKGASTAALSMPDQYSASLLPEWETEKRSDEDLNSKDLRNSLASLMWRDVGITRSADSLQNAQDKVDFWSRYVVDREFKALPGWELQNMLLVSQLMITSAIERRESRGVHYRSDFPETDPAFQKHISVISTS
- a CDS encoding SDR family NAD(P)-dependent oxidoreductase is translated as MLPGIKLFDLTGRAAIITGGSKGLGSAMAEGLASAGANVLLTSRHAEEAAETAAQIEADYGTKAIGIAADVTDPEQVAAMTERAISEFGRIDILINNAGINIRGPIDELTLEEFEEVQKVNVTGPWLCVRSVVPHMKKAGYGRIINMASTLGLVGLSNRTPYTASKGAMVQMTRAMGLEFCEHGITCNAICPGPFLTPMNQPFAETEEIKKFIVGAVAMNRWAQMEEIQGAAIFLASNASSYMTGSMVTVDGGWTAR